CTCATTGACAAATTAAAGGACATCGCGCGTACGAGAAACATCCAGGAAACAGAAGAACTGAAATCCGCGATCTCAGAAACACTCGCTGGAATGCTCCATAAAGGAGAACAGGACGGCTCACTGAACCTTCAAACAGAAGGCATGACGGTCATCCTTTTTGTCGGTGTAAACGGCGTAGGGAAAACGACGACGATCGGAAAACTTGCTCATCAGTTGAAACAACAAGGGAAAACCGTGATGCTTGCTGCCGGGGACACATTCCGCGCAGGAGCGATCGAGCAGCTTGAAGTCTGGGGGCAGCGTGCAGGCGTGGATGTTATCAAACATCAGGAGGGATCCGATCCTGCAGCCGTTATTTTTGACAGCGTAAAAGCAGCCAAATCCAGAAATGTGGATGTTCTGCTGTGCGATACTGCAGGAAGGCTGCAGAACAAAGTTAATTTAATGAATGAGCTTGAAAAAGTGAAACGCGTTATCGAACGGGAAGTGCCGGGAGCACCGCATGAGGTATTGCTTGTCGTTGATGCGACGACTGGACAGAACGCGATGAGCCAGGCGAAGATATTCAGCCAGTCCACAAATGTTTCAGGTCTTGTACTTACTAAGCTCGATGGTACAGCCAAGGGCGGAATTGTCCTCGGCATCCGTAACGAACTTGATATCCCTGTGAAATTTGTCGGACTGGGTGAAAAAATCGACGACCTGCAGGCTTTTGATCCTGATCAGTTTGTCTACGGACTCTTTTCTGGATTAGAGGAAGAAAAAGCGGAGTAATCCGCTTTTTCTTTTGGCTGTTTTCGTAACCCTTGTTGATTTTGGAAGTGGCTGAATTCCGTTTCAGGCTGCTCGCTTTCCGCGGGGCGGGCGGTGAGCCTTACCGGCGCCAGTGCCTAGTTTCTCGGCGCAGGCGCCTGTGGGTCTCACCTGTCCCGCTGCACCCGCAGGACAAGGAAAGGAAGGCTTCGGCAGCGTTATATCGCATGAAGAGAATGTGAAATTCATTTTCGAGGAGTCTCGCACCTTTCACTCCAACCAACTTATCAATGAAGGCTTTATATAAAAAATGTTCTCAAAGCAACACTCTTTTAGAAAAGAACCTTCTTTTTTATTTGGAAGTGCTTACCTGGATTTTTGAGATTGACAAGAAAAAATCTTGACATTGTTTCTTCGACAGTGTACTATAATTTAACGTAAAGGCTTTTCACTTAACAAGGGGTGTTGGAATGCTGGATAAGACGACGAGAATTAATTATCTTTATGACTTTTATCAGTCCTTGCTGACACCGAAGCAAAAGAATTACATGGCTTTTTATTATCTGGATGACTTTTCCCTTGGAGAAATCGCTGAACAATATAATGTAAGCCGCCAGGCCGTTTATGATAATATAAAACGGACCGAGGCGATGCTTGAAGAATACGAGGAAAAACTCGGTTTATTTGCGAAATTTCAGGAACGCGATCAGTTACTTTCCAGATTAAAAGAACTGCTCGGAAATTCGTCTGATAAAGTTCTTGAGATCATTGATCGCCTTGAAAACATGGAATAGGAGGCGACAATACGATGGCATTTGAAGGATTAGCCGACCGGCTTCAAAACACCTTGCAGAAAATCCGGGGCAAGGGTAAGGTAACAGAAGCGGATGTAAAAGAAATGATGCGTGAAGTCAGGCTTGCACTATTGGAAGCCGATGTTAACTTCCGGGTAGTAAAAAATTTTATCAAGCGAGTGACAGAACGTTCCATAGGTCAGGAAGTGCTGAAGAGCCTTACTCCAGGCCAGCAGGTTGTTAAAGTCGTTCACGAAGAGCTTA
This genomic stretch from Fictibacillus marinisediminis harbors:
- the ftsY gene encoding signal recognition particle-docking protein FtsY — protein: MSFLKRIKDKFTSQTDSVSEKFKSGLEKTRTSFSTKVNDLVKRYRKVDEDFFEELEEILISADVGVHTVMDLIDKLKDIARTRNIQETEELKSAISETLAGMLHKGEQDGSLNLQTEGMTVILFVGVNGVGKTTTIGKLAHQLKQQGKTVMLAAGDTFRAGAIEQLEVWGQRAGVDVIKHQEGSDPAAVIFDSVKAAKSRNVDVLLCDTAGRLQNKVNLMNELEKVKRVIEREVPGAPHEVLLVVDATTGQNAMSQAKIFSQSTNVSGLVLTKLDGTAKGGIVLGIRNELDIPVKFVGLGEKIDDLQAFDPDQFVYGLFSGLEEEKAE
- a CDS encoding putative DNA-binding protein; the encoded protein is MLDKTTRINYLYDFYQSLLTPKQKNYMAFYYLDDFSLGEIAEQYNVSRQAVYDNIKRTEAMLEEYEEKLGLFAKFQERDQLLSRLKELLGNSSDKVLEIIDRLENME